The genomic interval TCGATGCCGAGACGCCTGTGCCTATGGCGCCGTGCGCCTGCTGGGAGGCTCCGCGATTGTCTTCGAGGAGCTGTGTCACGGATGCGGAGTCTGCTCGGACGTTTGCCCGCAGGATGCTGTTCGTGAGGCGCCATGCCGCGTGGGTGAGGTCGTGGTCGGACCTGTCATAGGACGGGATCGCTTGGTGCTGGTGACCGGCAGGCTCGACGTCGGCCAGGTGAAATCGCCCTCAGTGATCCGGTCGGCCCGTTCCGCTGCCCGAGCTATTGCGGCCGACTTGGTCGTGCTCGACGCTCCACCCGGCGTCGCGTGCTCGGCAGTTGCAGCGGTACGTGGAGCTGACGCCCTCCTGCTGGTCGCGGAGCCGACGCCGTTCGGGCTGCACGACCTCGAGTTAAGCCTACGGCTCGGCCGTGAGCTTCGGCTGCCAATGGGGATCCTCGTCAATCGGGATGTGGGAGCCGGCGACGAGATCGAGTACCTGTGCAGAGCGTGGGATGTGCCGATCCTCGCACGTATCCCGTTCGATCGACAGGTGGCCGAGACCTACGCTCGAGGAGAGCTCATCATCGACACTCTGCCTACAGTGAGCCAAATCCTGGCCGCGCTTCCTGAAGCGATGCGAGCCCTAGCCCCACACGAGGTCGTTGTGCGATGAAGAGCATCGTGGTTGCGTCCGGCAAGGGCGGCACAGGCAAGACGACTATGACTGCCGTGTTCGCCCACGTCGCTTCTCGGCGACTCGCAGTCGCAGTGGCGGATGGGGATGTTGAGGCATCGAACCTCCCGCTGGCGCTGCGCGCGAAGGACGTGTCGTGCACGGCTTTTCCTGGTGGCGCAAGGGTAGTGATCGATGCCGACGTCTGCGTCGCCTGTGGCCTGTGTGTGCAGACCTGCCGTTTCGACGCCATCACCGAGGGGATCTCTGGCGCGTTTGTCGTTGACCCGTTCGCTTGCGAAGGATGTGGACGTTGCGCCATCGTTTGCGGCAGTGGCGCGGTGGTGATGAAGCCATCTACCGCGGGTGAGGCGTGTGTGGGCGAAAGCGCCGTCGGCCCGATCGCCTTCGGGCAACTGGGACCTGGCGAGAACTTGTCGGGCAAGCTCGTCACGGAGGTTCGCCGCCTCGGCTTTCAAGCTGCCGAACGGCATCGCGCCGACGTGCTCTTGATCGACGGGCCGCCGGGTATCGGGTGCCCGTTGACCGCGGCGATCGCGAGCACGGACATGGTCGTCGCGGTTGCCGAACCGACCGTATCGGGAGCCCATGACCTCGATCGCCTCGCCGATGTTGCCGCGCGGCTCGGACTCGCCGTGCGCGTCGTGTTGAACA from Actinomycetota bacterium carries:
- a CDS encoding ATP-binding protein — its product is MKSIVVASGKGGTGKTTMTAVFAHVASRRLAVAVADGDVEASNLPLALRAKDVSCTAFPGGARVVIDADVCVACGLCVQTCRFDAITEGISGAFVVDPFACEGCGRCAIVCGSGAVVMKPSTAGEACVGESAVGPIAFGQLGPGENLSGKLVTEVRRLGFQAAERHRADVLLIDGPPGIGCPLTAAIASTDMVVAVAEPTVSGAHDLDRLADVAARLGLAVRVVLNKADLSADGASRIRELCDSRDLPLVAEVPFDATLADAVRAFAAGAGSLVTDSSPGLRAVVGAWRAVESEVGL
- a CDS encoding ATP-binding protein, producing the protein MLAVASCKGGTGKTLVATNMSVLASAHLARVVLVDCDVEAPNDHLFLSSAEVSATPVEVLVAQVDTSRCTACGRCRDACAYGAVRLLGGSAIVFEELCHGCGVCSDVCPQDAVREAPCRVGEVVVGPVIGRDRLVLVTGRLDVGQVKSPSVIRSARSAARAIAADLVVLDAPPGVACSAVAAVRGADALLLVAEPTPFGLHDLELSLRLGRELRLPMGILVNRDVGAGDEIEYLCRAWDVPILARIPFDRQVAETYARGELIIDTLPTVSQILAALPEAMRALAPHEVVVR